The Xiphophorus couchianus chromosome 5, X_couchianus-1.0, whole genome shotgun sequence genome includes a region encoding these proteins:
- the bdh2 gene encoding dehydrogenase/reductase SDR family member 6, giving the protein MGRLDGKVIVLSAAAQGIGRAAAIAFAKEGARVTATDINGEKLKELDAFEGIRTKVVDVTKKDQVEALAKDHDHVDVLFNVAGFVHHGTILDCEEADWDFTMNVNVRSMYLMCKAFLPKMLEKKSGNIINMASVASSIKGVVNRCIYSTSKAAVIGLTKSIAADFIEQGIRCNCVCPGTVDTPSLRDRIQAQPDPEQAYKNFMARQKTGRMCTAEEVAHLCVYLASDESAYVTGTEHIIDGGWRL; this is encoded by the exons ATGGGCCGTCTGGATGGGAAAGTGATTGTATTGTCTGCTGCCGCACAGGGGATTGGACGCGCTGCAGCAATA gcATTTGCAAAGGAGGGAGCTCGTGTCACAGCCACGGACATAAATGGAGAGAAGCTGAAGGAGCTGGACGCCTTTGAAG GAATCAGGACTAAAGTGGTGGATGTGACTAAGAAGGACCAAGTGGAAGCTCTGGCAAAGGACCATGATCACGTTGATGTGCTGTTCAACGTTGCAGG GTTCGTGCACCACGGCACCATCCTGGACTGTGAAGAAGCAGACTGGGACTTCACCATGAATGTGAATGTGCGAAGCATGTATCTCATGTGCAAGGCTTTCCTGCCTAAG ATGTTGGAAAAAAAGTCTGGAAACATTATTAACATGGCTTCTGTTGCTTCAAgcataaaag GTGTTGTGAACCGCTGCATCTACAGTACCTCCAAAGCTGCTGTCATTGGCCTCACCAAATCCATAGCTGCTGATTTTATTGAGCAAGGCATTCGCTGCAATTGTGTTTGTCCTG GAACTGTTGATACACCATCCTTGAGGGATAGGATCCAGGCCCAGCCTGACCCAGAACAA GCTTACAAGAACTTTATGGCTCGACAGAAGACCGGAAGAATGTGCACAGCTGAAGAGGTGGCTCACCTCTGTGTATACCTGGCATCAGATGAG TCAGCCTATGTCACTGGAACAGAACACATCATTGATGGAGGATGGAGACTGTGA